In Phacochoerus africanus isolate WHEZ1 chromosome 14, ROS_Pafr_v1, whole genome shotgun sequence, one genomic interval encodes:
- the FMNL1 gene encoding formin-like protein 1 isoform X5: protein MGNAAGSAEQPASPAALSPKQPAAPKQPMPAAGELEERFNRVLNCMNLPPDKVQLLSQYDNEKKWELICDQERFQVKNPPAAYIQKLKSYLETGGVSRKFKRRVQESTQVLRELEISLRTNHIGWVQEFLNEENRGLDVLLEYLAFAQCSVTYDMESTDNGAPGSEKSKPLEQSVEDLSKGPPSSLAAQPKSRHLTIKCPPSPRLTPAHSRKALRNSRIVSQKDDVHVCIMCLRAIMNYQSGFSLVMNHPACVNEIALSLNNKNPRTKALVLELLAAVCLVRGGHDIILSAFDNFKEVCGEQHRFEKLMEYFRNEDSNIDFMVACMQFINIVVHSVENMNFRVFLQYEFTHLGLDLYLERLRLTESDKLQVQIQAYLDNIFDVGALLEDTETKNAVLEHMEELQEQVALLTERLREAENESMAKIAELEKQLSQARKELETLRERFSESTPMGTSRHPPEPEKVPALAPARPSALELKVEELEEKGLIRILRGPGDDVSIEILPVALATPSGSDAPTPGVPTEPRSPELPPAAEPVPGAAPPPPPPPPPPPPPLPPLSGLPSQPEAPPLAPPLAPPLPGSPEPPAPPPLPGDQPPPPPPPPPPPGADGPVPPPPPPPPGGPSDALGGPGLEMGTGVKPKKPIQTKFRMPLLNWVALKPNQITGTVFTEINDEKVLRELDMSDFEEQFKTKSQGPSLDLTALKSKAAQKAPSKATLIEANRAKNLAITLRKGNLGADRICQAIETYDLQALGLDFLELLTRFLPTEYERSLITRFEQEQRPIEELSEEDRFMLRFSRIPRLPERMNTLIFLGNFPDTAQLLMPQLNAVIAASMSIKSSDRLRQILEIVLAFGNYMNSSKRGAAYGFRLQSLDALLEMKSTDRKQTLLHYLVKVIAEKYPQLTGFHSDLHFLDKAGSVSLDSVLGDVRSLQRGLELTQREFVRQDDCVVLKEFLRANSPTMDKLLADSKTAQEAYESVVEYFGENPKTTSPSMFFSLFSRFIKAYKKAEQEVEQWKKEAAAQEAGTDTAGRGEPSAPKSPPKVRRQQMDLISELKRKQQKEPLIYESDRDGAIEDIITVLKTVPFTARTGKRTSRLLCEASLGEEIPL, encoded by the exons ATGGGCAACGCGGCCGGCAGTGCGGAGCAGCCCGCGAGCCCCGCCGCGCTGTCCCCCAAGCAGCCCGCGGCGCCCAAGCAGCCGATGCCCGCGGCTGGAGAGCTGGAAGAGAGGTTTAACCGGGTCCTG AACTGCATGAACTTGCCCCCAGACAAGGTCCAGCTGCTGAGCCAGTATGACAATGAGAAGAAGTGGGAGCTCATCTGTGACCAG GAGCGGTTTCAAGTCAAGAACCCCCCCGCAGCCTATATCCAGAAGCTGAAGAGCTACCTGGAAACTGGTGGGGTCAGCCGCAAG TTTAAGAGGCGAGTTCAGGAGTCCACCCAGGTGCTGCGGGAGCTGGAGATCTCCCTGAGGACCAACCACATTGG GTGGGTGCAGGAGTTCCTCAACGAGGAGAACCGTGGCCTGGATGTGCTGCTCGAGtacctggcctttgctcagtgctCCGTCAC GTATGACATGGAAAGCACGGACAATGGGGCCCCGGGCTCCGAGAAGAGCAAGCCACTGGAGCAGTCGGTGGAAGATCTCAGCAAGGGTCCGCCCTCATCCTTGGCAGCGCAGCCCAAGAGTCGCCACCTGACCATCAA GTGCCCCCCTTCTCCCCG GCTGACCCCGGCCCACAGCAGGAAGGCTCTGCGGAATTCCCGCATCGTCAGCCAGAAGGATGATGTCCATGTCTGCATCATGTGCCTGCGTGCCATCATGAACTACCAG tcTGGCTTCAGCCTTGTCATGAACCACCCAGCCTGTGTCAATGAGATTGCGCTGAGCCTCAACAACAAGAACCCCAG GACCAAGGCTCTTGTGCTGGAGCTGCTGGCGGCTGTGTGTCTGGTGCGGGGAGGACACGACATCATCCTTTCAGCCTTTGACAACTTCAAGGAG GTATGTGGGGAGCAGCACCGCTTTGAAAAGCTCATGGAATATTTCCGGAACGAGGACAGCAACATCGACTTCATG GTGGCCTGCATGCAGTTCATTAACATCGTGGTCCATTCGGTGGAGAACATGAACTTCCGCGTCTTCCTGCAGTATGAATTCACCCACCTGGGCCTGGACCTGTACTTGGAG AGGCTTCGGCTCACGGAGAGTGacaagctgcaggtgcagattCAGGCATACTTGGACAATATTTTTGATGTGGGCGCATTGCTGGAGGACACTGAGACCAAGAATGCTGTGCTGGAGCACATGGAGGAGCTGCAGGAGCAGGTGGCCCTG TTGACAGAGAGGCTTCGGGAAGCGGAGAACGAATCCATGGCCAAGATCGCGGAGCTGGAAAAGCAGCTGAGCCAGGCCCGAAAGGAGTTGGAGACCCTGCGG GAGCGCTTCAGCGAGTCGACTCCCATGGGCACCTCCAGACATCCGCCTGAGCCTGAAAAAGTGCCTGCCCTCGCCCCGGCGCGGCCCTCGGCCCTCGAGCTGAAGGTGGAGGAGCTGGAAGAGAAGGGGTTAATCCGTATCCTGAGGGGGCCCGGGGATGATGTCTCCATCGAGATCCTCCCGGTCGCTCTGGCAACCCCCAGCGGCAGTGATGCCCCTACTCCGGGGGTGCCCACCGAACCCCGGAGCCCAG AACTCCCACCTGCAGCAGAGCCGGTTCCCGGAGCAGCACCCCCAccgccacctccacctccacctccaccaccgCCGCTGCCCCCACTGTCGGGTCTCCCCTCCCAGCCGGAAGCCCCGCCCTTGGCGCCCCCactggccccgcccctcccaggCAGCCCGGagcccccggccccgccgcccCTGCCAGGAGAccagccgcccccacccccgcccccaccgccgcCTCCAGGCGCTGATGGGCCGGTGCCtccgcccccaccaccacctccggGAGGGCCCTCTGATGCTCTTGGAGGGCCTGGCTTGGAGATGGGCACAG GTGTGAAGCCCAAGAAACCCATCCAGACCAAGTTTAGAATGCCCCTCTTAAACTGGGTGGCCCTGAAACCCAACCAGATCACAGGCACGGTCTTCACTGAGATCAATGACGAGAAGGTGCTGCGG GAGCTGGACATGAGTGACTTTGAGGAGCAGTTCAAGACAAAGTCCCAAGGTCCCAGCCTAGACCTTACTGCTCTCAAGAGTAAGGCAGCCCAAAAGGCCCCCAGCAAAGCCACGCTCATCGAGGCCAACCGGGCCAAGAACCTGGCCATCACCCTGCGCAAGGGCAACCTGGGGGCTGACCGCATCTGCCAGGCCATTGAGAC GTACGACCTGCAGGCCCTTGGCCTAGACTTCCTGGAGCTGCTGACCCGCTTCCTGCCTACGGAGTATGAGCGTAGCCTCATCACCCGGTTCGAGCAGGAGCAGCGGCCCATAGAGGAGCTGTCAGAGGAGGACCGCTTCATGCTGCGCTTCAGCCGTATCCCCCGCCTGCCCGAGCGCATGAACACGCTTATCTTCCTGGGCAACTTCCCAGACACTGCCCAGCTGCTCATGCCG CAACTGAATGCTGTCATTGCGGCCTCAATGTCCATCAAGTCCTCAGACAGACTCCGCCAGATCCTTGAG aTCGTCCTGGCTTTCGGCAACTACATGAACAGCAGCAAGCGTGGAGCAGCTTATGGCTTCCGGCTGCAGAGTCTGGATGCG CTGCTGGAGATGAAATCGACCGATCGAAAGCAGACGCTGCTGCACTACCTGGTGAAGGTCATTGCTGAGAAGTACCCCCAGCTCACAGGTTTCCACAGTGACCTGCACTTTCTGGACAAGGCCGGCTCAG TGTCCCTGGACAGTGTGCTAGGGGACGTGCGCTCCCTGCAGCGAGGCCTGGAGTTGACCCAGCGGGAGTTTGTGCGGCAGGATGACTGCGTGGTGCTCAAGGAGTTCCTGAGGGCTAACTCACCCACCATGGATAAGCTGCTGGCAGACAGCAAGACGGCtcag GAAGCCTACGAGTCTGTGGTGGAGTACTTTGGCGAGAACCCCAAGACCACGTCCCCCTCCATGTTCTTTTCCCTCTTTAGTCGCTTCATCAAAGCCTATAAG AAAGCTGAGCAGGAGGTGGAACAGTGGAAGAAAGAAGCAGCTGCCCAGGAGGCGGGCACCGACACCGCGGGTAGAGGGGAGCCCTCAGCACCCAAG tcCCCGCCCAAGGTCAGGCGGCAGCAGATGGACCTCATTTCTGAGCTGAAACGGAAGCAGCAGAAGGAGCCCCTCATCTACGAGAGTGACCGTGATGGGGCCATTGAAGATATCATCACAG TGCTCAAGACGGTGCCCTTCACGGCTCGCACTGGCAAGAGGACGTCCAGGCTCCTCTGTGAGGCCAGCCTGGGAGAGGAGATCCCCCTCTAG
- the FMNL1 gene encoding formin-like protein 1 isoform X3, protein MGNAAGSAEQPASPAALSPKQPAAPKQPMPAAGELEERFNRVLNCMNLPPDKVQLLSQYDNEKKWELICDQERFQVKNPPAAYIQKLKSYLETGGVSRKVAADWMSNLGFKRRVQESTQVLRELEISLRTNHIGWVQEFLNEENRGLDVLLEYLAFAQCSVTYDMESTDNGAPGSEKSKPLEQSVEDLSKGPPSSLAAQPKSRHLTIKLTPAHSRKALRNSRIVSQKDDVHVCIMCLRAIMNYQSGFSLVMNHPACVNEIALSLNNKNPRTKALVLELLAAVCLVRGGHDIILSAFDNFKEVCGEQHRFEKLMEYFRNEDSNIDFMVACMQFINIVVHSVENMNFRVFLQYEFTHLGLDLYLERLRLTESDKLQVQIQAYLDNIFDVGALLEDTETKNAVLEHMEELQEQVALLTERLREAENESMAKIAELEKQLSQARKELETLRERFSESTPMGTSRHPPEPEKVPALAPARPSALELKVEELEEKGLIRILRGPGDDVSIEILPVALATPSGSDAPTPGVPTEPRSPELPPAAEPVPGAAPPPPPPPPPPPPPLPPLSGLPSQPEAPPLAPPLAPPLPGSPEPPAPPPLPGDQPPPPPPPPPPPGADGPVPPPPPPPPGGPSDALGGPGLEMGTGVKPKKPIQTKFRMPLLNWVALKPNQITGTVFTEINDEKVLRELDMSDFEEQFKTKSQGPSLDLTALKSKAAQKAPSKATLIEANRAKNLAITLRKGNLGADRICQAIETYDLQALGLDFLELLTRFLPTEYERSLITRFEQEQRPIEELSEEDRFMLRFSRIPRLPERMNTLIFLGNFPDTAQLLMPQLNAVIAASMSIKSSDRLRQILEIVLAFGNYMNSSKRGAAYGFRLQSLDALLEMKSTDRKQTLLHYLVKVIAEKYPQLTGFHSDLHFLDKAGSVSLDSVLGDVRSLQRGLELTQREFVRQDDCVVLKEFLRANSPTMDKLLADSKTAQEAYESVVEYFGENPKTTSPSMFFSLFSRFIKAYKKAEQEVEQWKKEAAAQEAGTDTAGRGEPSAPKSPPKVRRQQMDLISELKRKQQKEPLIYESDRDGAIEDIITVLKTVPFTARTGKRTSRLLCEASLGEEIPL, encoded by the exons ATGGGCAACGCGGCCGGCAGTGCGGAGCAGCCCGCGAGCCCCGCCGCGCTGTCCCCCAAGCAGCCCGCGGCGCCCAAGCAGCCGATGCCCGCGGCTGGAGAGCTGGAAGAGAGGTTTAACCGGGTCCTG AACTGCATGAACTTGCCCCCAGACAAGGTCCAGCTGCTGAGCCAGTATGACAATGAGAAGAAGTGGGAGCTCATCTGTGACCAG GAGCGGTTTCAAGTCAAGAACCCCCCCGCAGCCTATATCCAGAAGCTGAAGAGCTACCTGGAAACTGGTGGGGTCAGCCGCAAGGTAGCAGCAGATTGGATGTCCAACCTGGGG TTTAAGAGGCGAGTTCAGGAGTCCACCCAGGTGCTGCGGGAGCTGGAGATCTCCCTGAGGACCAACCACATTGG GTGGGTGCAGGAGTTCCTCAACGAGGAGAACCGTGGCCTGGATGTGCTGCTCGAGtacctggcctttgctcagtgctCCGTCAC GTATGACATGGAAAGCACGGACAATGGGGCCCCGGGCTCCGAGAAGAGCAAGCCACTGGAGCAGTCGGTGGAAGATCTCAGCAAGGGTCCGCCCTCATCCTTGGCAGCGCAGCCCAAGAGTCGCCACCTGACCATCAA GCTGACCCCGGCCCACAGCAGGAAGGCTCTGCGGAATTCCCGCATCGTCAGCCAGAAGGATGATGTCCATGTCTGCATCATGTGCCTGCGTGCCATCATGAACTACCAG tcTGGCTTCAGCCTTGTCATGAACCACCCAGCCTGTGTCAATGAGATTGCGCTGAGCCTCAACAACAAGAACCCCAG GACCAAGGCTCTTGTGCTGGAGCTGCTGGCGGCTGTGTGTCTGGTGCGGGGAGGACACGACATCATCCTTTCAGCCTTTGACAACTTCAAGGAG GTATGTGGGGAGCAGCACCGCTTTGAAAAGCTCATGGAATATTTCCGGAACGAGGACAGCAACATCGACTTCATG GTGGCCTGCATGCAGTTCATTAACATCGTGGTCCATTCGGTGGAGAACATGAACTTCCGCGTCTTCCTGCAGTATGAATTCACCCACCTGGGCCTGGACCTGTACTTGGAG AGGCTTCGGCTCACGGAGAGTGacaagctgcaggtgcagattCAGGCATACTTGGACAATATTTTTGATGTGGGCGCATTGCTGGAGGACACTGAGACCAAGAATGCTGTGCTGGAGCACATGGAGGAGCTGCAGGAGCAGGTGGCCCTG TTGACAGAGAGGCTTCGGGAAGCGGAGAACGAATCCATGGCCAAGATCGCGGAGCTGGAAAAGCAGCTGAGCCAGGCCCGAAAGGAGTTGGAGACCCTGCGG GAGCGCTTCAGCGAGTCGACTCCCATGGGCACCTCCAGACATCCGCCTGAGCCTGAAAAAGTGCCTGCCCTCGCCCCGGCGCGGCCCTCGGCCCTCGAGCTGAAGGTGGAGGAGCTGGAAGAGAAGGGGTTAATCCGTATCCTGAGGGGGCCCGGGGATGATGTCTCCATCGAGATCCTCCCGGTCGCTCTGGCAACCCCCAGCGGCAGTGATGCCCCTACTCCGGGGGTGCCCACCGAACCCCGGAGCCCAG AACTCCCACCTGCAGCAGAGCCGGTTCCCGGAGCAGCACCCCCAccgccacctccacctccacctccaccaccgCCGCTGCCCCCACTGTCGGGTCTCCCCTCCCAGCCGGAAGCCCCGCCCTTGGCGCCCCCactggccccgcccctcccaggCAGCCCGGagcccccggccccgccgcccCTGCCAGGAGAccagccgcccccacccccgcccccaccgccgcCTCCAGGCGCTGATGGGCCGGTGCCtccgcccccaccaccacctccggGAGGGCCCTCTGATGCTCTTGGAGGGCCTGGCTTGGAGATGGGCACAG GTGTGAAGCCCAAGAAACCCATCCAGACCAAGTTTAGAATGCCCCTCTTAAACTGGGTGGCCCTGAAACCCAACCAGATCACAGGCACGGTCTTCACTGAGATCAATGACGAGAAGGTGCTGCGG GAGCTGGACATGAGTGACTTTGAGGAGCAGTTCAAGACAAAGTCCCAAGGTCCCAGCCTAGACCTTACTGCTCTCAAGAGTAAGGCAGCCCAAAAGGCCCCCAGCAAAGCCACGCTCATCGAGGCCAACCGGGCCAAGAACCTGGCCATCACCCTGCGCAAGGGCAACCTGGGGGCTGACCGCATCTGCCAGGCCATTGAGAC GTACGACCTGCAGGCCCTTGGCCTAGACTTCCTGGAGCTGCTGACCCGCTTCCTGCCTACGGAGTATGAGCGTAGCCTCATCACCCGGTTCGAGCAGGAGCAGCGGCCCATAGAGGAGCTGTCAGAGGAGGACCGCTTCATGCTGCGCTTCAGCCGTATCCCCCGCCTGCCCGAGCGCATGAACACGCTTATCTTCCTGGGCAACTTCCCAGACACTGCCCAGCTGCTCATGCCG CAACTGAATGCTGTCATTGCGGCCTCAATGTCCATCAAGTCCTCAGACAGACTCCGCCAGATCCTTGAG aTCGTCCTGGCTTTCGGCAACTACATGAACAGCAGCAAGCGTGGAGCAGCTTATGGCTTCCGGCTGCAGAGTCTGGATGCG CTGCTGGAGATGAAATCGACCGATCGAAAGCAGACGCTGCTGCACTACCTGGTGAAGGTCATTGCTGAGAAGTACCCCCAGCTCACAGGTTTCCACAGTGACCTGCACTTTCTGGACAAGGCCGGCTCAG TGTCCCTGGACAGTGTGCTAGGGGACGTGCGCTCCCTGCAGCGAGGCCTGGAGTTGACCCAGCGGGAGTTTGTGCGGCAGGATGACTGCGTGGTGCTCAAGGAGTTCCTGAGGGCTAACTCACCCACCATGGATAAGCTGCTGGCAGACAGCAAGACGGCtcag GAAGCCTACGAGTCTGTGGTGGAGTACTTTGGCGAGAACCCCAAGACCACGTCCCCCTCCATGTTCTTTTCCCTCTTTAGTCGCTTCATCAAAGCCTATAAG AAAGCTGAGCAGGAGGTGGAACAGTGGAAGAAAGAAGCAGCTGCCCAGGAGGCGGGCACCGACACCGCGGGTAGAGGGGAGCCCTCAGCACCCAAG tcCCCGCCCAAGGTCAGGCGGCAGCAGATGGACCTCATTTCTGAGCTGAAACGGAAGCAGCAGAAGGAGCCCCTCATCTACGAGAGTGACCGTGATGGGGCCATTGAAGATATCATCACAG TGCTCAAGACGGTGCCCTTCACGGCTCGCACTGGCAAGAGGACGTCCAGGCTCCTCTGTGAGGCCAGCCTGGGAGAGGAGATCCCCCTCTAG